Proteins encoded within one genomic window of Rhododendron vialii isolate Sample 1 chromosome 1a, ASM3025357v1:
- the LOC131317433 gene encoding ankyrin repeat-containing protein BDA1-like: MEELLCDAAMRGDLESLHEIIAKDNYILDKVLVGSFKGKNPLHVATSTGQLEFVLKLLEIKPKLAKVLDTELGAALHIASANGDVKIVEALVELSPEMCMARNQDGNNPLHIAAMEGKVDVLKKLVETCPRAAQVILDREIIGDPKFVHSKDANGNTILHLAIFGKRVEIVKHILDRTTIKVNELNGAGWTAMDINYFFVRNHPLPEAVDRGIRTLLRAVGAQMESQKLLVVSEITPSGQNVVQTFMVVSSLFATMAFQVRVNPPGGVWIPSIFVFYYPTAPSDSYATSVLAAAIWMAREMVCRLARDGPRLPSAVGENVSSTV, from the exons atggaggaaTTGCTCTGTGATGCAGCTATGAGAGGGGATCTAGAATCACTACATGAAATAATTGCAAAGGACAATTACATTCTGGATAAAGTTTTGGTGGGAAGtttcaaagggaaaaatccGCTTCATGTGGCTACATCAACCGGGCAACTAGAATTTGTTCTAAAACTTCTGGAAATTAAACCAAAGCTTGCTAAAGTTTTAGATACGGAACTAGGAGCAGCCCTTCACATAGCATCTGCTAATGGGGACGTCAAGATTGTGGAAGCTTTAGTGGAGCTTAGCCCTGAGATGTGCATGGCTCGTAATCAAGATGGTAATAACCCTCTTCATATCGCTGCGATGGAAGGCAAGGTCGACGTATTGAAAAAGTTGGTTGAAACATGCCCCCGTGCAGCACAAGTTATTTTGGATCGAG AGATAATTGGAGATCCCAAATTTGTACATTCTAAGGATGCCAATGGAAATACCATATTACACCTAGCTATTTTCGGTAAGCGTGTTGAG ATTGTCAAGCATATACTCGACAGAACTACAATAAAGGTGAATGAACTAAATGGAGCTGGGTGGACGGCGAtggatattaattatttctTCGTGCGAAATCATCCACTTCCGGAAGCAGTGGATCGTGGTATCCGAACTTTGCTACGCGCAGTTGGGGCGCAGATGGAGAGTCAAAAACTACTGGTGGTCTCTGAGATTACTCCAAGCGGGCAGAATGTAGTGCAGACATTTATGGTTGTATCATCGCTGTTTGCGACAATGGCATTTCAAGTGAGGGTGAACCCTCCAGGCGGTGTTTG GATTCCTtctatatttgtattttattatCCAACTGCTCCTAGCGACAGCTACGCCACTAGCG TGCTCGCGGCTGCTATTTGGATGGCCAGGGAAATGGTTTGCAGATTAGCAAGGGATGGGCCGAGACTTCCAAGTGCAGTTGGCGAGAACGTGTCCAGTACTGTTTGA
- the LOC131317428 gene encoding ankyrin repeat-containing protein BDA1-like translates to MEELLCDAAMRGDLESLHEIIAKDNYILDKVLVGSFKGKNPLHVSTSIGQLEFVLKLLEIKPKLAKVLDTELGAALHIASANGDVKIVEALVGLSPEMCMARNRDGNNPLHIAAMEGKVDVLKKLVETCPLAAQVILDRGDTILHLCVKYNQLECLQLLLEMIRDPEFVQSKDANGNSMLHIAVFSKRFEIVEHVLNSTRIDVDATNGAGWTAMDIYFFVQNRSNGHEVDVRIEKFLRTARARRRREMLVFTSQSQEKLMQTVMVVSSLFATMAFQVGVNPPGGVWQDNFKEHIAGKAMLAYKYPNSYACFMFFNTVGFLLSLFLILSILATAVPVTRNPRGLLLPVIS, encoded by the exons ATGGAGGAATTGCTCTGTGATGCAGCTATGAGAGGGGATCTAGAATCACTACACGAAATAATTGCAAAGGACAATTACATTCTGGATAAAGTTTTGGTGGGAAGtttcaaagggaaaaatccGCTTCATGTGTCTACATCAATCGGGCAACTAGAATTTGTTCTGAAACTTTTGGAAATTAAACCAAAGCTTGCTAAAGTTTTAGATACGGAACTAGGTGCAGCCCTTCACATAGCATCCGCTAATGGAGACGTCAAGATTGTGGAAGCTTTAGTGGGGCTTAGCCCTGAGATGTGCATGGCTCGTAATCGAGATGGTAATAACCCTCTTCATATCGCTGCGATGGAAGGCAAGGTCGACGTATTGAAAAAGTTGGTTGAAACCTGTCCCTTGGCAGCTCAAGTTATTTTAGATCGAGGCGACACCATTTTGCACTTGTGTGTAAAGTATAATCAGCTTGAGTGTCTCCAATTATTGCTAGAGATGATTAGAGATCCTGAATTTGTACAATCTAAGGATGCCAATGGCAATAGCATGTTACACATAGCTGTTTTCAGTAAGCGTTTTGAG ATCGTCGAACATGTACTCAATAGTACTAGAATAGACGTGGATGCAACTAATGGAGCTGGGTGGACGGCAATGGATATTTATTTCTTTGTGCAAAATCGTTCAAATGGGCATGAAGTGGATGTGCGTATCGAAAAATTCCTACGTACAGCTAGGGCTAGAAGACGTAGAGAGATGTTGGTGTTCACGTCTCAAAGCCAGGAGAAATTAATGCAGACAGTAATGGTTGTGTCATCGTTGTTTGCAACAATGGCATTCCAAGTGGGAGTGAACCCTCCAGGTGGCGTTTGGCAAGACAATTTCAAAGAACACATAGCCGGAAAAGCTATGCTTGCTTATAAATATCCGAATTCATATGCGTGCTTCATGTTTTTCAACACGGTAGGATTCCTTCTGTCTTTGTTTTTAATCTTATCAATCCTAGCGACAGCCGTGCCAGTGACAAGAAATCCTCGGGGGTTGCTTCTACCTGTCATCTCGTGA